The stretch of DNA GCATGCGTATTTTAGTATTGAAAGTATTCATATGTGGAGTATCCTGTTCGTAGTGGAATTCAACAGGCGGAGCTGAAGATGAAACTCGAACAGGCGGTCACCAAGCCGGACATTACCTCTCCGGATGCGGGGCGAGTTGCGCTGACGTTCTTCTTCAACCTGATGCGGTTGTGGAATTGCAGCGCCGAGCAGCAACGCGTTCTGCTTGGCTCGGTGGGCAACACGACCTATTTCAAATACAAGAAGCTTCCGGAAGTTCGTTTGCCGAGGGATACGCTGGAGCGTATTTCCTATCTGATGGGCATCCATAAAGCGCTGCGCATCCTGTTCAGCAATCAGGCGGAGCGGGCATACGAATGGGTGCACAAGCCTAACGATACCGCTCCCTTCAACGGTATGAGCGCGCTCGAGTACATGCTGGGTGGGCAAGTGGTGGATCTGGCCGATGTGCGTCGTTACCTCGATTGGGTGCGGGGCTGATGCAGGCGATCTTGCCCTCGTGGCGGCGGGCTTACCGCATCATCAATAGCTCGTTTCCGCCCCTGGATGTTTACGAGGACACGCTCAGCCCGGACGATCTTGAGATTGCCTTTGCCCTTGAGGCGATGACTAACGACCGTCTGCGAGAGGAGGCCGGCTTGCTGCAACGCGTCTCGCCGGGTGATCGCGTAAGCGGGCCGGGCTCGACGCCAGTAATGGCCGCGTTTACCCATATCGGCAATGCCAGCCGCTTCAGCGATGGCAGCTACGGTGTTTATTACTGCGCCAGTTCAATCGATGCGGCTATCGCGGAAACCAAGTTTCATCAGGAACGTTTTCTTGCAGCCACGCGGGAGGCCAGCGCTGAAATCACCATGCGCGCCTACGTGAACAAGGTCATCAAACCGCTCATAGACGTGCGGAAAATGCCCGAACTGCATCAGCCTGACCCAGCGGCATACGGCAACAGCCAGGCGTTCGCCCGCGAGCATCGAGACGGCAAAACCTGGGGGCTGCTGTATCG from Pseudomonas sp. DNDY-54 encodes:
- a CDS encoding MbcA/ParS/Xre antitoxin family protein — protein: MKLEQAVTKPDITSPDAGRVALTFFFNLMRLWNCSAEQQRVLLGSVGNTTYFKYKKLPEVRLPRDTLERISYLMGIHKALRILFSNQAERAYEWVHKPNDTAPFNGMSALEYMLGGQVVDLADVRRYLDWVRG
- a CDS encoding RES family NAD+ phosphorylase; amino-acid sequence: MQAILPSWRRAYRIINSSFPPLDVYEDTLSPDDLEIAFALEAMTNDRLREEAGLLQRVSPGDRVSGPGSTPVMAAFTHIGNASRFSDGSYGVYYCASSIDAAIAETKFHQERFLAATREASAEITMRAYVNKVIKPLIDVRKMPELHQPDPAAYGNSQAFAREHRDGKTWGLLYRSVRLEGHECVAAFRPQAVSLPVQGPHFRYVWDGRAGAITHILQISEIRV